The following are from one region of the Rhipicephalus microplus isolate Deutch F79 chromosome 1, USDA_Rmic, whole genome shotgun sequence genome:
- the LOC142813856 gene encoding uncharacterized protein LOC142813856, with translation MSVRLAAQLFSRSTAIGLKMYRKEGVEGLEDSAGTEAFTRIFNVFDALNAKHPAEGIHKGSPKILVGSCPNFSNRIKCRFFFTVVQLCDFNFVMHIIQGFLELLNSTEKNHRERNMLLFASRQTTESLRVTLMTVLDIIDGLHKAGIPYNLTVKLNQDPLERFFGVVRSFRQSIIRQSSDNDHPTIVQFSQIYRILSLFTPVKNTVKRNCSGQADTVLVSLHKSLGEKAKAAAEIKRAVEAKLHKKLFGIAASEGK, from the exons ATGTCTGTTCGACTTGCAGCACAG CTCTTCAGCCGCAGTACTGCGATTGGCCTAAAGATGTACAGGAAAGAAGGAGTGGAAGGACTAGAAGACTCTGCGGGGACGGAGGCGTTCACAAGAATATTTAACGTCTTTGATGCCCTCAACGCCAAGCATCCTGCTGAAGGCATACATAAGGGGTCTCCGAAAATACTGGTGGGCTCTTGCCCCAACTTTTCAAATAGAATTaagtgccgttttttttttacagtagttCAGCTCTGCGATTTCAATTTTGTTATGCATATAATCCAAGGATTCCTGGAACTGCTGAACTCGACGGAGAAAAACCACCGTGAACGAAACATGCTCCTCTTTGCATCACGGCAAACTACTGAATCTCTCCGTGTTACGCTCATGACGGTTCTCGATATTATCGATGGACTTCACAAAGCCGGCATTCCCTACAACTTGACAGTAAAGCTAAACCAGGATCCGCTTGAG AGATTCTTTGGTGTTGTTCGCTCGTTCCGACAATCGATCATCCGACAATCATCCGACAATGATCATCCGACAATCGTTCAGTTCAGCCAGATTTACAGGATTCTATCCCTGTTCACTCCCGTGAAGAATACTGTCAAAAGAAACTGTTCCGGTCAAGCTGACACTGTGCTCGTGTCTCTGCACAAAAGTCTTGGGGAAAAAGCAAAGGCAGCTGCCGAAATCAAACGTGCTGTTGAGGCAAAGCTCCACAAGAAGCTCTTTGGCATCGCTGCTTCCGAGGGTAAGTGA